The DNA region ACAGGATCCAATTTTGAGTTCTCAATATGTTGTATGCGAGGGAAGGTACAACTGCCGTtttgaagcacttgatcggacgctcaggaatcttatgtcagttaccgatcaacataagacacatcAACCATTTGGTGGTAAGATTGTTGTTCTAAGAGGTGATTTCAGACAGAAAATTTCGGTGATTCTGAAAGGAAGTAGACACGATATATTAGCATCcgctattaactcatcccatctgtggtcattttgtaaggttctgaaaatgcatacgaatatgaggcttctaatgtcttcttcggatcaagatgaaggtgaaatgaagatatttgctaattggatacttgatgttggaaatggaaatattggctctgttgttggtgatgaattaaaagttaaaattccagatgatctattgattacaactactgatgatcctctctctcatttggtagactttgcatatccaaatttgttgcaaaacatgtcagattacaggtattttcagagtagagcaattcttgcacccacacttaagagtgtcgagaaggtaaacgatttcgtcttgacaatctttccagggatggaaaaggagtatttgaactctgacacaacatgtcaagctgatgagaatgaagatgtaaaacaagagtggttcacaccagagtttctaaatgacatcaaatgttcgggactactcaatcacaagttgactttgaagccaggagtcgctgtaatgctactgcgaaacatagaccagacttcaTGTTTATGTAACGGGATAAGATTAATAGTTAACAAACTTGGCAGCAACGTAATTAGAGCGGCGGTAGTGACCggtagaaatattggagataaagtgtacattccaagaatgaacttgatcccttcagattcaggattgccatttaagttccaatggagacaattttcattaacagtatgctttgcaatgaccattaacatGAGTCAtggtcaatcattatcacatgtacggctttatttgccaaaatcagtgttcacccatgaacaactttatgttgctttatcaagagttaagagtcgcagtggcctcagggttttaattctaaaTGAAGACagcaatccaaagtcatcaacaacaaatgtcgtgttcaaagaggtttctaataatatttaggtaagaataatattatttttattttaataacatgttatgatttacacttttgtacaaatctttactgtaaatataactaatttatctataactcttttttcaaatttgaaatgaaatgtgtaacaaggagcacaacatccAATGATTTTCTAATGAACTTAGTAAGATACtaggttgtcgataaattttcattagctttttgatataaaatttagggtaaaattaacatgctattattacagttatatatgttcttatttttttttatcttcctccttatggttcaagaatattataaacttcaaactcttctattcatattttactttgaataaagataaaacaacatatttAACACATTTATTATATAACGATGAtagtattatattaaatttaaaaaatatatgattataaaatattatttttaatttaacttatcaaatttaaatataagcccgtgcatcacacgggtttaacactagtctttacataaatcgaatcaaataaatttaatttagcaTGTtgagtagtaaatcgaatcaactttattcgtagtcacaaaaaaaatcaactttaTTCCATTCACTactaatacaacatatatatataaatcgaatcaactTGATTTGATTTACTACTTACAACACATacatagtaaatcgaattaacaaaaattacatttttacAAACTTATAAATTCAAAAGGGAATAATAaacgatttttaaaaatttattaaaaataatcttttaactCATTAGCATCTAAAGAATCGTTATCGAGACTTTTGATattgaaaaaattattataaagtatAGCCCTCCAAAATGGTATAAGTGTTAAAACTTAGATTTTTTTCAGAGTCAAAAGTAACAAATAATTATGCAATATAAAAAAGATCtactatatttatacaatatgtaatttgaaaaataattaaattattttttattaatataatatttttaaaaataaaaaaataaataaatgtcaaTAATCTATGCAgatagtaaatcgaattaacttGATTCAATTTATTTTGTATGTATTATACAgtaataaattaaatcaaattgatttaattttgattcgatttacttaATAGTAAATCAaggttgattcgatttactactcaacatactaaatcaaattcatctaatttaatttatataaagatATTTAAGACTGATTTGTATAAGAATTAGTGTAGgatatttacataatttttaactCCAAACTATTCATTCATGTAATTTATTCATAAATTTGGGTATAAATCTATAtattgtttaactcatttttaatattttttgtatttcaatatatattttatattgataattgatttaatttagtaattaatttttgatatataaataatatagttaaaaaaaattaactaatatttttatttttgttttacatttaaaccaatgctgataattttttttatattttttacattaaagaTGTTGGCCCTATCATTCCCCAAATAAATATACAAATCACATTTTCTTCATTCTAATTCACATCCACTCCTTATATTTTGTTTTCATTCCATTTATTATATGTCACACCATCTTCAAAATTCcaaaaatacaatttattttacgatataaaatcaaataaatacatttttaaacaaatattaaaaaattatttaaatttattatttttagttatcagttagtcattaatatttaaaaatataaaataaaatatgttattaaagtactagactaaaaaaattaaactaaaaaaattaaattaataattaaataatgataaaaaataaaattttaatgaccttagcaattttgtttttgaattcaGAAAAAACACGTGATGAAAATATAGTATATAGTATCAAAAACATCAATATTATGGTATTAAATTTGATGAGAGGAGGACAAGTTGCAAAAACAAACCTGTGGGAATGAATGCATGAAGCCATGAAAGAATTTTGCTAAAACAGAGAGCAGTAGAGTGAAGAAATAGATGGGAGGGATGTGGTGGGTCCCAATTCGAAAGAAGTAGAGATGAGAGCAAAGGTTAcgtttatatatataatgaaaaccACACACGTCCCCCTGCCCTTATTATATCACTTAAATTACATTAATGTCTTGTTTGTTACTATGTGTGTGAAGTGTGAGATAGATGTGAAGAGTCTCATCATCGATCACTCAACGCctcagaaataaaagaaagaaagaaagaaagaaagaaagaaagaaagaaagaaagagtagAGTAGAGTACAGTAGTAATGAAAGGACAGAAAGCCTATGCGGTTGTGTTTGTGATACAAGCCATATATGCTGCCATGTTTCTTCTATCAAAAGCAGCATTCGATCATGGCATGAACAATTTCATCTTTGTCTTTTACAGACAGGCCATTGCAACCCTTTTTCTCATCCCTTTTGCTCTCTTCTTCGAATGGTATTAATTCGATTTTCAGATTAATTCTATAATAATAATGTGAAACTTCTTCCACTAATATATAATTGTGTAGGAAAACTGCGCCGCCTTTGCCTTTCGTCACCTTCTGCAAGATCTTCCTCCTTTCATTCTGTGGGTACGTATGAGTTCATATATGTTCCAGATTTAcacttaattatatttaatttttaataatttgcaGCATTACTTTGAGCTTGGATGTGTATGGTATTGGTCTTATGTACACGTCAGCAACGTTGGCTGCTGCTACCACAAACTGTCTTCCAgttatcaccttcttcttggcgcTCTTACTCGGGTACCACATATTTAATTTTACCTACCATAACTTGTCTTTAAATTCTGTCCTCTGTCATGGAAATACAAAAATAGACTTCAAAAtggaaaagtttttttttttttttctttcgaataaaaaaattttgtgatcGACTAAGTAATGAACTCAAATAATCCGACTTTAATTATATATGACCATTAACTTTATAATTCCTGTGTGAGCTTCATTACTTTGATTTTAAGAGTGATTTAACTCTAATTTATCAGTTTGTCAACTTTGTCGCTTTAAAGGATGATCCTCAAAAGAGGATCAAGCAAAAACATCAGTTGTACTTAAATACTTGGACATCACCAGCTCGACCCAGTCCAGTTTTTCAGGTTTTGTTGGTTCATATTCCTTATGAGTTGTGAATAACACTCGCAGCTAGCGAATCCTAAAAGTACTGCCTTCATATTTTATTCTTTAGGGTAGCTAGCTAGAGAGATCTATACCATACACTatatttcatttaaataaataaaccacgaatatcttaaattatatatatatatatatatatatatatatatatatatatatatagcattttGACCTAGTAGAAACTAGAAGGTTGATCATCAGTTATATACATAAATAGTAGTGTAGTACACGTAGATATAGACGCATTTCTGTGTGTATATATGAAGGAAAATGACagcagttgaaaaagaaagaaagaaagaaagaaagaaggggcaAAGGGTGTGAAGATAAGGCACTTAGAAAAGAAGACATTTTAAATTAGATATCCCATTCGTATTTCCAACGTAACACTAGCTTTAgtaaatttgattaaattgaCGATTCCTACGTCTTTTAGTTAAGTGAAAGATAAAAGGTACTGTTTGTAACTTTTTTTCAGAGATATATATGCTTACATCAGAGGTTAAATACATATTATATGAATTCTTCGGTGTCTACAGAAATTGTTGTGTTCAAATTGTCGGAATATAAATTGATTAAGGTGAGATCTATTTCTTTATATTTGATTCAACTAGTAAAATATAAGCACCATAAAAAGACCTATCTTTATACTTATGGGACAGAGATACAACTAGTATATCTAATATTAGATATTGATGTTCAAGCTAGGTAAATAATTTTAAGATAATGAGTGATTTGTGAATAAATAATCGAAAATAgttagtaacaaaaaaaattagccatgCTAAGTGCAAAATCAAAGTTGGATTTTTGTGGGCTGGTCCAGCTCTCGTTTCTTCTCCAATAAACCTAATTAAGTATTAATGGTTGGTTAAGATCCTAGCCTTGTTATATCTAGCCGCTACACGTTTAGGTCTGAAATTCAAATATTGCAAATTTGGTTGAAGGTTgtaccaaaaagaaaagaaattacaaAAGAAAGATTTAAAATCACTTTCCAGATGAGAGAGGACAAGACGTAGCAACGTACATATGCCGATGCTTACTGGGAGCGAGATTCTTCTACCTGAGACTGGGAGTGATAACATCTAAAAGCAGGTGTACTATATGTTGGGCTATTGGCATCAACTCTAAtcttaataatgataataaaatctCACCGAAATTCAGAAATAATAATGAATTCATGAGCATCATCACTATTATTTATCAAACATAATAATTCGAgtgttaataaaatattttctttgttcTGCATGGGAGCTTAGCTTCCTCACTCTAATTATGGAGCACAATGCAACAtcgtatataaaaaatatttgaaaaaaaaaagataaaattcattaaaaattattttattttgcattcataattattactcttgaaataaataataatattaaatatataaaattatggataataaattaaattagacaattttaaatgaatatctccttagtatatatatatatatatatatatatatatatatatatatatatatatatatatatatcattaattgtcattaattatatattttttgaattatattctatactaattaataacattaattgtcattaattagtggttatttaaatttttttaaaatatacaaaattaataattattaattgcttcttcttaatttaattcatcttttacCATTTATTACGCAAATAATAATTCCTCTTtctaaaaaaaacatacaaaacataggaaaaaattatccaaatcctaagaaaaaacatacaaaatataggaaaaaaatcatccaaaactaataaaaaggatCATCCGAAATGtagaaaaaagaaacataaaaaactagttaaaaaGGATCATCCGAAACCAAATAGGAGGAGAAGAAGAGTCGCAGGGTGGCCGACGACGACGACTTGGAAGGCGTTGCGTGGACAGTGGAGGGACTCGCGGTGGCGTGTTGCGACGAGTGGAGGAGTCGCTATGGATTAGAGCAGTTGATCGCGCGTTGCGAATGGGGTCCTGGTGGTGGCTGCATTGTGGCGGATGGAGAGTCGTGGGTGCGAGTGGCGAGCGATGGAGAGTCGCGAGCGACAAGGGTGCGTCGGGCGAGCGATGGGGAGTCGCGATGGGACGCGAAGAGGGTGAAGTAGAAGCGCAATAATAGTTGTCTTTCTTGCGCGAACGGCAGATAAGGTAGCGGAGAAGGATGCAAAGACGACCTGCGATGGCGCGCGAGGATGGTGCTGCGGCGACACTAGCGACGTGAGAACAAAACTGTTGTAGTTTGAGACATTGGAAAGAGGGATTAGAATTTGTGATTTTATGTGGTGAATGATAAATGGaagtaaaaataaattagaataagttttgattcaaaaatgcTATTAatgttaattaatcaaattttaaatttaaaaaataatttaaaattaattattattaattatgttgTTCAATTTTGGGCTGATGGACACTTGACTCCTATACTTTTCCTTGTTATTTATGTTCCTGATTGGGGAAACAACTAAATGGTTTAATTTAATGAGCATGATGCGTTCGCATTTGGACCCTTAGTTTGTTCTTCAATTCTAGCATTGGAGCTTTTACAGCTACATGCTATTGCTATGTGGCATTCACGTGAAGCAACCGTTTCCTTAAATGAGAGACGCCCATTTTTCCCTTCCAGACATTTTATTCCCAGCCatatagaaaataaataacagaGGTGATTATTCTCCTATATACCCTCCTATAATCAGATTCTATTGTTCGACATCTACTACCTCCTAAAAGTATACACTACTTTAAGTATTATTTAGCTCCTCTAATCTTGACAATATATTAACTGGAAGAGTGTGTGTTTAACATTTCTTTATAGGTCTTATATATTAATCATAGTATATACATTGTTACTCCAAGttaattaagtttatttttatgttttaaggATTGAAAGCTTGAAAGTAAAGACAGCAGCGGGGATTGCTAAGCTGATAGGCATTGGTGCATGCTTGGTTGGTGCAGCAACTCTTGCCTTTTACAAGGGTCCTCATTTGGAATTTCTAAGCCACTATCACATTCTAAATTATCATAAAACCCAACAACACCAAGGTCATGCTCAATCTCATACATGGATAAGGGGCTGCTTCTTCATGCTCCTCTCCAATACCTTTTGGGGGATGTGGCTTGTGCTACAGGTATAATCTTaatcttaatttatgtttttggtccttaattaattattacctAGCTAacatgttatttaattttaattaacctGTAGGCTTTTGTCATAAAAGGTTATCCTTCCAAGCTTCTTTTCACAACTCTTCAGTGTTTCTTAAGTTCAATTCAATCTTTTGTCATTGCCTTGGCCGTAGAAAGGAACATCGACGAATGGAAACTGGGTTGGAATCTCAGGCTCCTATCCGTAGTATACTGTGTATGTTAATCCTCTCAACCTTAATATATACCTATATTGATTAATGTacattgttaattatttattaactaGCCTCAATTTTTGTAATCTATAAACTCATGACTGATTGTAAATAACCTGTGATTTATATACACACAGGGGGTTATGGTGACCGGTGTCACATATTACTTACAGACATGGGTTATAGAAAAGAAAGGACCTGTGTTTCTAGCAATGTCAACACCACTTAACCTCATTATCACAATCTTCGCCTCTGCAATTATCTTGGGCGAGATAATCACTTTGGGGAGGTAATTAATTAGCTTTATTATTCTACTAACATATTGATTGAGTTGTGATATTTCAACTGAGATTATgctatataaataagttatttttgttaaccaagtttaattaagttaatttaatACTATGAAGtacaaacattttttttatttactgtgtttgcgTGTCGGATATATTTCGAACGTGACACTAATCGACACGTATGATATATATGTCTTTTGTATCTaatcgtgtcttaataaaaaataacaaaatttgtttccagcACATTTAgatttggacacacctaaatatcattATGTATCAGCGTATCCAAccttatttttaacatttatttttgaaataagtttaaaaataatatatattattaaaatttaaaatagaaaatatttttaaatactttatataatttaaaaaatatattaaaaataattaaaaattaatttatatttcaatatcgATAAAAGaccaaaatatcattataatttatctaaaaaataatttatattttatatatatgtcataTTTCCATGGGGTAAAAAACGTGATTAAGCCATGGGAGTGGAAAATTTACGGAAATCAGCCAAACTGAATTCCTAGACACCATTCAACCAGAagcaaattattatataattcgaatctaaTCGTTTTGAATTAAAATCCCATGTAGTTTGACGTGACttaattcgaattacatgcatgCATGAGTATCAAGTAGTTCGAAACAACTTGTTTCGAATTAGTATAGAGTAATTCGAATTAAGTAAATTCGAATTACTAAGATAGGCTGAACGTGCACATAATTCGAAACATATTGCTTCGAATTAGTATGGAATTGTAATTCGAATtcaattgattcgaattatatatatatagtgcgaATGTAGTTTATTCGAATTACAATGAACCGGAGCTATATATATATGCTGTGAACTCACGTAGCTCTCAACAAAGAGgtgagatggctagtgaggatagTTTTCTAGTGCTGGTACATCACAGGCAGTcgattaagaggaaaactcggtccggcgtgaagttcactgataaggatccccTATGTATTATCGTGAGGCCAACAACCACCTACGATGCTCTCGTTAGCTCTGTGATGGAGAAGCTTGGTCTGGAAGGGGTTAaaagggttaagaagtttttctatcgcatccCAACCACGGTGCTCCATGATACCGTGAAGTATGATTATTTCACGATTGGGAatgatgaggacttgcaggtaAGGACATTAGAgttgttggcaaagttggttgatgtggtatctagcTCGGGTGGTTCGAACCGGAATGCCAATAC from Arachis hypogaea cultivar Tifrunner chromosome 10, arahy.Tifrunner.gnm2.J5K5, whole genome shotgun sequence includes:
- the LOC112715872 gene encoding WAT1-related protein At5g64700, giving the protein MKGQKAYAVVFVIQAIYAAMFLLSKAAFDHGMNNFIFVFYRQAIATLFLIPFALFFEWKTAPPLPFVTFCKIFLLSFCGITLSLDVYGIGLMYTSATLAAATTNCLPVITFFLALLLGIESLKVKTAAGIAKLIGIGACLVGAATLAFYKGPHLEFLSHYHILNYHKTQQHQGHAQSHTWIRGCFFMLLSNTFWGMWLVLQAFVIKGYPSKLLFTTLQCFLSSIQSFVIALAVERNIDEWKLGWNLRLLSVVYCGVMVTGVTYYLQTWVIEKKGPVFLAMSTPLNLIITIFASAIILGEIITLGSLLGGLALVVGLYSVLWGKSREQMPKASQDLEQTSV